In the Paraflavitalea devenefica genome, one interval contains:
- a CDS encoding SusC/RagA family TonB-linked outer membrane protein — translation MKLIAVLLTACCLQVSAYSGAQVTFSGKDVRLDVVFQAIGKQTGYIFLYSPADLKDTRPVTIDVKNVSIETIMKKCLEGQPLEFTIADKTVFIKRIKQKNTTVETFQNINTSPIVVRGRVINEEGEPLVGTSVIVKRTKEGTLAGIDGTFSITGVSPDDILLVSYTGYKTLSVEAESVNAVPIKMELANNELDEAIVRPYGKITRRLNTGNIARISADEIQRQPVMNPLLALQGKVANLVVSQTSGYASAPVSVTLRGKQQIDLPTGGSVSSDPLYIIDGVPLVIGGTVTGPGNSSNVLASGFGGPALGQSPLFSIDPSTIESIEVFKDADAISIYGSRGANGVIVITTKKARVGTVQTNGSFRQGISKVTKKWEMLSTKEYLEMRREALKNDDLLWVLEDPIWDPYVPDIKIWDSSRNIDWQDIIFGGTGRTSDAQLCLSGGNTATKFYLGGAYSRFTDVLTVSGANQRGSIQFDFNQKIAKNFGVELSANYSSTKNNLRSLSPDIAILLPNAPDLFTKDGQLNWQGWVPLQYRYPMARLYQPYNSIGNNLISNLILNYEVFKGASIKTSIGFTESNNNQIQFFPAKSRNPELNPKSYTDFGFNRLRTWIIEPQINYNFFLGKHKISTLLGASIQKNTTSGSYITGTDYASDALMGSMFTAGSVRVNSDNFAEYKYFGGFARISYDWFNKYLLNVSVRRDGSSKFGFTNRFGTFYSVAGAWIFSQEGFLKNSNVVSFGKLRGSLGLSGSDGVGDYAYLSQWTRTPNYNGAVAITSVNLLNPNYQWQETKMLEGAIELGLFDDRIVASFSIYRNRCGNQLTSVPISFVSGFPSVVNNSPATVQNSGWEININAKAIRTKNFSWSLTFNTGQNRNKLLAFPNLESSPYASIYEIGKPLSIIRLLHFTGVDPQTGLYTFEDKNKDGVISTNPGESDDRYQYTMFPKFNGGLGSDFAWKGFQVNFFFNIAKQMGYNAFASINPAPGFEGMSNMPKEVMKRWQKPGDITSIAKFSATGGQSYNDFRGSDGIFTDASFIRLSNVSIAYSLEDKVSKKIGLNSFSFFFQGQNIFVITNYKGVDPETQNFGMMPPLKTVVAGIKFSL, via the coding sequence ATGAAACTTATAGCTGTATTACTCACCGCATGCTGTCTCCAGGTTAGCGCCTATTCCGGCGCCCAGGTTACTTTCTCCGGTAAGGATGTACGATTAGACGTCGTCTTCCAGGCCATCGGGAAACAAACCGGTTATATTTTTTTGTATAGTCCGGCAGATCTTAAGGATACCAGGCCAGTGACTATTGATGTGAAAAATGTTTCGATAGAAACTATTATGAAGAAGTGCCTGGAGGGTCAGCCGTTGGAGTTTACGATTGCGGATAAGACTGTTTTTATAAAGAGAATAAAGCAGAAAAATACTACAGTCGAAACCTTTCAAAACATAAATACTTCCCCAATTGTTGTGAGGGGCCGCGTTATTAACGAGGAAGGCGAGCCTCTTGTTGGAACCAGCGTAATTGTCAAAAGGACAAAAGAAGGTACTCTTGCTGGAATAGATGGGACGTTTTCCATCACAGGAGTGTCGCCTGACGATATATTATTAGTTTCTTATACAGGTTATAAAACGTTATCTGTAGAAGCCGAAAGCGTAAATGCTGTTCCGATCAAAATGGAGTTAGCGAATAATGAACTTGATGAAGCTATTGTCAGGCCTTATGGAAAAATAACGCGAAGACTCAATACAGGAAACATTGCTAGGATTTCAGCAGATGAAATTCAAAGGCAACCCGTGATGAATCCGCTTTTAGCCCTTCAGGGAAAGGTCGCTAACCTAGTTGTATCGCAAACAAGTGGATATGCAAGCGCACCGGTTTCTGTGACTCTGCGTGGGAAGCAGCAAATAGACTTGCCTACTGGAGGAAGTGTAAGCTCAGATCCTCTTTATATCATAGATGGCGTGCCTTTGGTAATAGGCGGTACTGTGACCGGACCAGGAAACTCTAGTAATGTTTTAGCAAGCGGCTTTGGCGGACCAGCTTTGGGGCAGAGTCCATTGTTTAGTATAGATCCTTCTACAATAGAGAGTATTGAAGTATTTAAGGATGCTGACGCTATATCTATTTACGGTTCCCGAGGGGCGAATGGCGTGATTGTTATCACAACTAAAAAAGCAAGAGTTGGGACAGTTCAAACAAATGGTAGCTTTCGACAGGGGATTAGTAAAGTTACAAAAAAGTGGGAGATGCTTAGTACCAAGGAGTATCTTGAAATGAGAAGGGAAGCGTTAAAGAATGATGATTTACTCTGGGTTCTTGAAGATCCAATCTGGGATCCATATGTTCCGGATATCAAAATTTGGGATTCCTCAAGAAATATAGATTGGCAAGATATAATATTTGGTGGTACAGGCAGAACATCCGACGCTCAGCTGTGTTTATCTGGAGGTAATACAGCGACGAAGTTTTATTTAGGGGGGGCATATAGTCGATTTACAGATGTACTTACCGTGAGCGGTGCAAATCAAAGGGGAAGTATTCAATTTGATTTCAATCAAAAGATAGCCAAGAATTTTGGTGTGGAATTGTCCGCGAACTATTCAAGTACGAAGAATAACTTACGGAGCCTCTCTCCTGACATTGCGATATTGTTACCCAATGCTCCAGACTTGTTTACAAAGGACGGTCAGTTAAACTGGCAAGGATGGGTACCGCTTCAATATCGATATCCGATGGCGAGGCTCTATCAACCATATAACTCAATAGGGAATAACTTGATCTCTAACCTTATTCTAAACTATGAGGTATTCAAAGGCGCAAGCATAAAAACAAGCATTGGGTTTACAGAGTCGAACAACAATCAGATACAATTCTTTCCTGCTAAATCTAGAAATCCAGAACTTAATCCAAAATCCTACACTGATTTTGGATTCAATAGACTTAGAACCTGGATAATAGAGCCGCAGATTAACTACAATTTTTTTCTAGGAAAGCATAAAATTAGCACTCTATTAGGCGCAAGCATCCAAAAAAATACAACTAGTGGTAGTTATATAACTGGAACAGATTATGCGAGTGATGCTCTTATGGGGTCTATGTTTACTGCAGGCTCTGTCAGGGTCAATAGCGACAATTTCGCCGAATACAAATATTTTGGAGGTTTTGCACGGATTTCTTACGATTGGTTTAATAAATATTTACTTAATGTAAGTGTGAGACGTGATGGTTCTTCCAAATTTGGCTTCACAAATAGATTTGGAACATTTTATTCTGTTGCAGGAGCATGGATATTTTCACAAGAAGGATTTCTAAAGAATTCGAACGTGGTGAGTTTTGGGAAATTGCGTGGCAGTTTAGGATTGTCGGGAAGCGATGGAGTAGGAGATTATGCATACCTAAGTCAATGGACAAGAACCCCTAATTATAATGGAGCTGTAGCAATCACATCAGTCAATTTATTGAACCCGAATTATCAGTGGCAAGAGACCAAAATGTTGGAAGGCGCAATTGAATTGGGTCTTTTTGACGATCGAATAGTTGCTTCTTTCTCAATATATCGAAACCGGTGTGGCAATCAATTAACTTCGGTTCCAATTTCCTTTGTTTCGGGATTCCCCTCTGTAGTAAACAACTCACCTGCTACTGTTCAAAATAGTGGATGGGAGATAAATATCAATGCAAAGGCTATTAGAACTAAAAATTTCTCTTGGTCGCTCACGTTCAATACCGGGCAAAATAGAAACAAACTTCTTGCGTTTCCTAATTTAGAGAGCTCTCCATATGCAAGTATTTATGAAATTGGGAAACCTCTTAGTATTATCAGACTACTTCATTTTACTGGAGTAGATCCTCAAACCGGCCTTTATACTTTCGAGGATAAAAATAAAGATGGAGTAATTTCAACCAATCCAGGGGAATCTGATGATAGATATCAATACACAATGTTCCCCAAGTTTAATGGAGGTTTAGGGAGTGACTTTGCTTGGAAGGGATTCCAAGTGAATTTTTTCTTTAATATAGCAAAACAAATGGGTTATAATGCATTTGCTTCAATTAACCCAGCTCCTGGTTTTGAAGGTATGTCGAATATGCCAAAAGAGGTTATGAAGAGATGGCAAAAGCCTGGTGATATAACGTCTATCGCGAAATTCTCTGCTACAGGTGGTCAAAGTTATAACGATTTCAGAGGGTCCGATGGAATATTTACGGATGCTTCTTTTATTAGATTGTCTAACGTTTCCATAGCTTACTCTTTAGAAGATAAAGTAAGTAAAAAGATTGGATTGAATTCTTTTAGTTTTTTCTTTCAGGGTCAGAACATATTTGTTATAACAAATTATAAAGGGGTAGATCCTGAAACTCAAAACTTCGGTATGATGCCGCCTCTTAAAACGGTTGTAGCTGGAATAAAATTTAGCTTATAA
- a CDS encoding NAD(P)/FAD-dependent oxidoreductase: protein MPDFILMPKKAIIIGAGPAGLTAAYELLKRTDIKPIIVEKCKQVGGISKTIDYKGNKMDFGPHRFFSKSDRVMNWWTNIMPLHTPKGEDLTISYQNKSRTLDTGDFLTTAETDGKPPAKSMLVIQRLTRIYFLRQFFAYPIQLSIATLGQLGIITTIKIVCSYLYARLFPRKPQKSLEDFMINKFGSVLYHIFFKDYTEKVWGMDCNKISADWGAQRIKGVSLSKAVIHAAKALTKRKKGDIHQKGTETSLIEQFLYPATGAGAMWEEVARQVEVLGGRIVSNYDVKHIHTDGEKITGIEALNTQTGELESLEGDYFISTMPIQELIAGIQGEVPTEVKEVAEGLIYRDFVYAGVLVKKMTMDTPKDSWIYIQEKDVKVARMQVYNNWGPYMVADPNTVWLGLEYFCTKGDAIWNKSDEEIKKLAAEELVKMDLILAEDVLDSTVNRMEKTYPAYFGTYERFDVIRNYLDRFANLFLVGRNGMHKYNNTDHSMLTAMVAVDNIEAGRITKENLWEINTEQEYLEEKSSPDDYRRENNEAELLTPKEHLLMHFIFKNKANFGYLVGGLVATIVQFIIFKSIYPFADYSNDSYSYINAALLDSYTHIRPIGYSRFLSLFSVLSSSDNALVFFQYIINYISSITLFFCISFYLKPENKAKRLIFLFLTFNPISLYAANYVGPDSLFSSLTLLWICHLLIIIQKTTKEDIIIHCLILFLLLTFRYAALIFPIITTLAFILTQRPARTKWAIALSSLFTLFAFITITSYANYKKYGEYLFSPFAGWQLSNNVMHMYTKSTPPKMVPKQFLELHRLSKEYAHALGVEAENIVSSNYMWDDSGALKRYWYQSMTTTKTKDSVKAWVSVSKDLKAFGQNHILSHPVAFLQSFVIPNMKEYLSPPLEIFRQYNMGDTLTKPIAAYWFDYTSPIIHSKYPKLGYKLLLPFKTLFLLLNVMLLLAIVGLTLHKRKTILNEIAAKALLVLILFLVGNFVFSTFSAPVVMRYQLSSLSVLFLTVTLLFERVVGSFQITSVVAKISNIQTS, encoded by the coding sequence GTGCCCGACTTTATCCTTATGCCTAAAAAAGCAATCATCATCGGCGCCGGGCCTGCGGGATTAACTGCTGCCTATGAACTATTGAAAAGAACCGATATTAAGCCTATAATAGTAGAAAAATGTAAGCAGGTTGGTGGCATTTCCAAGACTATAGATTATAAAGGAAACAAAATGGACTTCGGTCCGCACCGCTTTTTCTCCAAAAGCGACCGGGTGATGAACTGGTGGACCAACATCATGCCCTTGCATACGCCAAAAGGAGAAGACCTGACCATCAGCTACCAGAATAAATCACGCACCCTGGATACCGGTGATTTCCTGACCACAGCAGAAACGGACGGGAAACCGCCTGCCAAATCCATGCTGGTGATCCAACGGCTTACCCGGATCTACTTCCTGCGCCAGTTCTTTGCCTATCCGATACAATTGTCTATTGCTACGTTGGGACAACTGGGCATTATCACTACTATTAAAATTGTATGCTCCTATTTATATGCCCGGCTGTTTCCCCGTAAGCCGCAGAAGAGCCTGGAAGATTTCATGATCAATAAGTTTGGCAGTGTACTATATCATATTTTCTTCAAAGACTATACAGAGAAAGTATGGGGCATGGACTGCAATAAAATTTCTGCAGACTGGGGCGCCCAAAGAATTAAAGGGGTGTCGCTGAGTAAGGCGGTCATTCATGCCGCCAAAGCTTTAACCAAAAGAAAGAAGGGAGATATTCATCAGAAGGGCACAGAGACCAGTCTTATTGAGCAATTTTTATATCCGGCCACGGGCGCCGGCGCTATGTGGGAAGAGGTAGCCAGGCAGGTAGAAGTATTAGGTGGCAGGATCGTCTCTAATTATGACGTGAAGCATATCCATACCGATGGAGAAAAGATCACCGGTATAGAAGCGCTGAATACGCAAACCGGGGAGCTGGAATCCCTGGAAGGAGATTACTTTATCTCCACCATGCCCATCCAGGAACTTATAGCCGGCATACAGGGCGAGGTGCCCACAGAAGTAAAAGAAGTAGCTGAAGGTTTGATCTATCGGGATTTTGTGTATGCAGGTGTGCTGGTGAAGAAAATGACGATGGACACGCCCAAGGACAGTTGGATCTATATACAGGAGAAAGATGTGAAAGTGGCGCGGATGCAGGTGTATAATAACTGGGGGCCGTACATGGTAGCTGATCCTAATACGGTATGGTTAGGGCTGGAGTATTTCTGTACCAAGGGAGATGCCATCTGGAATAAGTCGGATGAAGAAATTAAAAAGCTAGCTGCAGAAGAACTGGTCAAAATGGACCTCATTCTTGCCGAAGACGTACTGGACAGCACTGTCAATAGAATGGAAAAAACGTATCCTGCATACTTTGGGACTTATGAACGGTTTGACGTGATTCGTAATTACCTGGATAGGTTCGCCAATCTTTTCCTGGTGGGCAGGAACGGGATGCATAAGTATAATAATACGGATCATAGTATGCTCACGGCGATGGTGGCGGTGGATAATATTGAAGCGGGTCGTATTACAAAAGAAAACTTGTGGGAAATAAATACAGAGCAGGAGTATCTCGAAGAAAAAAGTAGCCCTGACGATTATAGACGAGAGAATAATGAGGCAGAATTACTCACACCAAAAGAACATTTGTTAATGCATTTCATATTCAAAAATAAGGCAAACTTCGGATACCTTGTCGGAGGACTAGTTGCCACTATAGTTCAATTCATCATCTTCAAGTCAATATATCCTTTTGCTGATTATTCAAACGATTCATACAGCTACATAAATGCAGCACTACTTGACTCCTATACGCACATAAGGCCAATTGGCTACTCAAGATTCCTATCTCTATTTAGCGTACTATCGTCCTCAGACAATGCGTTGGTATTTTTTCAATATATTATAAACTATATTTCAAGTATCACCCTCTTTTTTTGCATTTCTTTCTATCTTAAGCCTGAAAACAAGGCTAAACGGCTTATTTTTTTATTCTTAACTTTCAATCCCATCTCGTTATATGCAGCAAATTATGTTGGCCCCGATTCCCTTTTCTCGTCCTTAACTTTACTTTGGATATGCCACTTACTTATCATTATTCAAAAAACAACTAAAGAAGATATTATAATTCACTGCTTAATACTTTTCCTACTTCTTACTTTCCGCTATGCGGCTTTGATATTCCCTATCATTACGACGCTTGCATTTATACTAACACAGCGTCCCGCCAGAACCAAATGGGCTATCGCCTTGTCGTCTTTGTTCACACTATTCGCATTTATTACAATTACCAGTTACGCTAATTATAAAAAGTACGGTGAATATCTCTTCTCCCCATTCGCAGGATGGCAGCTAAGCAATAATGTGATGCATATGTATACCAAAAGCACACCTCCGAAAATGGTCCCAAAACAATTTTTAGAATTACATAGACTGTCTAAGGAATACGCCCACGCCTTAGGAGTTGAAGCAGAAAATATTGTAAGTTCCAATTATATGTGGGATGACTCGGGAGCACTAAAAAGATACTGGTATCAGTCCATGACGACCACCAAAACAAAAGATTCCGTGAAAGCTTGGGTATCTGTCAGTAAGGACCTTAAAGCATTTGGTCAAAACCATATATTAAGTCATCCAGTCGCATTTCTTCAAAGCTTCGTTATACCAAACATGAAGGAATATCTATCACCCCCATTAGAGATTTTCCGCCAATATAACATGGGAGATACTCTAACAAAACCTATTGCTGCCTATTGGTTTGACTATACATCTCCAATAATACATTCCAAATATCCAAAACTGGGCTATAAACTTCTACTGCCCTTCAAAACATTGTTCTTGTTGCTTAACGTAATGTTATTATTAGCAATTGTCGGACTAACCCTACACAAGCGAAAAACAATACTTAACGAGATTGCCGCCAAGGCACTTTTAGTACTCATCCTGTTTTTGGTTGGCAACTTCGTTTTCAGCACATTCTCCGCACCCGTTGTAATGAGATACCAATTGTCATCTTTATCTGTATTATTTCTAACAGTGACACTATTGTTTGAAAGAGTTGTCGGATCCTTTCAAATCACCTCAGTGGTAGCAAAGATTTCAAATATCCAAACAAGCTAA
- a CDS encoding RagB/SusD family nutrient uptake outer membrane protein has translation MSKYLTKAILVKVFVLQLIVSVACRRSLEPAPPISSITTEKVFIDDKSAVSAVNGIYSKMNDDLNISSFDFCNRGITVLTGLSSDELTPGGVNPSLNQFLRNDLMKDNGYILYLWQRAYAFLYQINMCIEGLENSKSLSENTANQLVGETLFLRAFIHFYLFNLYGDIPIATTSDWRTNSQLGRSSQEMVYGQILKDLTKADSLLPVEYPTAERVRPNKFAAQFLLARVYLFVGDWDKSRFFADKLISTNFYLLEDDLNNVFKKNSKESILQFKPLDLDPYATMEGNTFFIENADNGFNYNFFLTDKLLNSFDLSDKRKQTWIGTVERESQHFYFPAKYKIKYGQPGSIDEYYVVFRYAELFFIRAESNARMNQLSMALDDLNRIRLRAGLPVKNVIDDSEELLKELASEKRKEFFSEWGHRWFDLKRWGFGKSILELSKGTINNFYFLYPIPAAELLVNPNIKQNPGYN, from the coding sequence ATGTCTAAATATTTAACCAAGGCGATTTTAGTAAAGGTTTTTGTCCTGCAGTTGATAGTATCGGTAGCCTGCAGAAGATCATTGGAACCTGCACCGCCAATCTCATCAATAACGACAGAAAAGGTATTTATCGATGATAAATCTGCTGTATCGGCTGTTAATGGGATATATAGTAAAATGAATGATGATTTAAACATCTCATCTTTTGATTTCTGTAACAGAGGTATTACAGTTCTTACTGGCCTTTCATCTGATGAACTCACTCCGGGTGGCGTCAATCCTAGCTTGAATCAGTTTTTGAGAAATGATCTTATGAAGGATAATGGTTATATACTTTATTTGTGGCAACGGGCCTACGCTTTTCTATATCAAATAAACATGTGTATTGAAGGGTTGGAGAATTCAAAAAGTCTCTCTGAGAACACTGCTAATCAATTGGTGGGTGAAACTCTTTTCTTAAGAGCATTTATTCATTTCTATTTATTTAATCTATATGGAGATATCCCTATAGCCACCACTTCAGATTGGAGGACAAATTCTCAACTAGGTCGGTCTTCCCAGGAAATGGTTTATGGACAAATATTAAAAGATCTAACGAAGGCGGACTCCCTACTTCCTGTTGAATATCCAACTGCTGAACGAGTGCGGCCCAATAAATTTGCAGCTCAATTTCTACTTGCTAGAGTATATCTTTTCGTCGGAGATTGGGATAAAAGCAGATTTTTTGCAGATAAACTTATTAGCACTAATTTTTATTTATTAGAAGACGACTTGAACAATGTATTCAAAAAAAATAGTAAAGAATCTATTCTACAGTTTAAGCCGCTTGATTTGGATCCCTATGCCACAATGGAGGGAAACACCTTCTTTATAGAAAATGCTGATAATGGATTCAATTACAATTTTTTTCTGACTGATAAATTACTGAATTCGTTTGATTTGAGTGATAAAAGAAAGCAAACTTGGATTGGTACAGTTGAGCGAGAAAGTCAACATTTCTACTTTCCTGCGAAGTACAAGATCAAATACGGTCAACCAGGATCTATAGATGAATATTACGTGGTTTTCCGTTATGCAGAGCTTTTCTTTATTAGAGCAGAATCTAATGCAAGAATGAATCAACTGTCAATGGCATTAGATGATCTTAACAGAATTCGATTAAGAGCTGGACTTCCTGTGAAAAACGTTATAGATGATAGTGAGGAGCTTTTGAAAGAGCTTGCATCTGAAAAGAGGAAGGAATTTTTCTCGGAATGGGGACATCGTTGGTTTGATTTGAAAAGATGGGGCTTTGGCAAATCAATTCTGGAGCTGTCAAAAGGCACAATAAATAATTTTTATTTCCTTTACCCGATTCCAGCGGCGGAATTGTTAGTAAATCCTAATATAAAACAAAATCCAGGGTATAACTAG
- a CDS encoding redoxin family protein: MILIKSCCLLLIIVLQIPFSNLMAQQKEMKVGDELPNLKFEVVNYKQPFITLSDFDEEIIVFDFWATWCGACISSFKKLDSLQRAYLGKIAFLPVSYESRKKVALHLGKINSINRTSFPSVVNDTVLMKLFPHSVIPHYVWVNKKGKILALTQTDQITASNIDRALQNQLVESISPKRILAIDYFNSPLFIPAIKHVNRSTKEEEISLVNLNGDVFRSIMTPYQEDYLNGFFGGGDDNRITVSNVDVRNLYVKAFENLLSEGAIAFMAGDKVVWELKDSSLNILNSHLFSKINKGNEVVFREWLKRYTFCYEIVTPASWGRNRKYEIMLNDLNNYFGLLFGIEGKLEKRKVDVYSLVSTGNRSALVQSKNENASLEHNRYFFNMNLNKVSVFVQLLNSLYQPDRILIDNTEIEEPISLSLNCDLRDFDAVKAALNRYKLSFVKKQVEQQLIVIRQVGRNNSKIDDLIDNRQARNGKGE; encoded by the coding sequence ATGATATTAATTAAGAGTTGTTGTTTGTTGTTAATTATCGTGCTTCAAATCCCATTTTCTAATTTGATGGCCCAACAAAAAGAAATGAAGGTGGGCGATGAACTTCCTAACTTAAAATTTGAAGTCGTTAATTATAAGCAGCCATTTATTACGCTTTCGGACTTTGATGAAGAGATTATAGTTTTCGATTTTTGGGCTACATGGTGTGGTGCTTGTATTTCGTCATTTAAAAAATTAGATTCTCTTCAGAGGGCTTATTTAGGTAAAATTGCATTTCTTCCTGTCAGCTATGAAAGTAGGAAAAAAGTAGCTCTTCATCTGGGAAAGATAAATTCGATAAACAGAACTTCTTTCCCGTCTGTTGTCAATGATACTGTCTTAATGAAATTATTCCCTCATTCTGTAATTCCTCACTATGTTTGGGTAAATAAAAAGGGGAAAATTCTAGCTCTGACGCAAACCGATCAGATTACGGCTTCCAATATTGATAGAGCTTTGCAAAATCAATTGGTTGAAAGTATTTCCCCCAAGCGAATTCTTGCAATTGATTATTTCAATTCGCCACTTTTTATTCCTGCTATTAAGCATGTCAATAGGTCAACTAAGGAGGAAGAAATAAGTTTGGTCAATTTGAACGGCGATGTTTTTAGATCTATTATGACTCCTTACCAGGAAGACTACCTTAACGGTTTCTTCGGGGGAGGTGATGACAATAGAATTACCGTTTCAAATGTTGATGTTCGGAACCTTTATGTAAAGGCCTTTGAGAATTTGTTAAGTGAAGGGGCTATCGCCTTCATGGCAGGAGATAAAGTAGTTTGGGAATTGAAAGATAGCAGCTTGAATATACTAAATTCCCATTTATTTAGTAAAATAAATAAAGGCAATGAAGTGGTTTTCAGAGAATGGTTGAAACGTTATACTTTTTGCTACGAAATAGTTACTCCGGCATCATGGGGAAGAAATAGAAAGTATGAGATAATGTTGAATGATCTAAATAACTATTTTGGCTTACTTTTCGGGATCGAAGGGAAACTAGAGAAACGAAAGGTGGATGTTTATTCGTTAGTAAGCACTGGTAATAGGTCAGCTTTAGTTCAATCGAAGAATGAAAATGCTAGTTTGGAGCACAATAGGTACTTCTTTAATATGAATTTGAACAAAGTATCTGTGTTTGTTCAGCTCCTAAATTCATTATACCAGCCTGATAGGATTTTAATTGATAATACAGAAATTGAAGAACCTATATCCCTATCCCTTAATTGCGACTTAAGAGATTTCGACGCCGTGAAGGCAGCACTCAATAGGTATAAGCTATCTTTTGTTAAAAAACAGGTAGAGCAGCAACTTATAGTGATTCGACAGGTGGGACGGAACAATTCTAAGATTGATGATCTTATCGATAACAGACAGGCACGTAATGGGAAAGGTGAATAG
- a CDS encoding DUF4369 domain-containing protein, with protein MHFFILLSLFLSTIVGTSGKCQDKSYSVEIRLKGVDDNDSFYLKGYLDDAVVAGSIVKNGTCKFSGKTDEIGFPLRLFKRESSNAILLLVDPGSQLRVTGTWTFKDVSIISHSTHPNITVIDDRRDGSQNSKNVFLKFVNKQLSATTSQNELSQIAQQFVIQNPNNSYCMFLIHPWSEFDLTIPYEKRKELYAGLNRHLWTIYWGKQLAMYFEEKDFIKFLSLKSPIVGERIPNFKLYTDDRREDSLYSFIGKSNAKLTLLLLWKPYKETVREEFQRIKEIQDKYYNEGLRVISIGRYWSFDAWSNDRKYLERDVNATLPWLDLGDVRKGDWGSSESTISFGALYFKTKKDCYKVLLGEKGEIISHGLLMDQVSLYLSKVFNKED; from the coding sequence ATGCATTTTTTTATTTTGTTAAGTCTTTTTCTTTCTACTATCGTTGGAACATCTGGCAAGTGTCAAGACAAGAGCTATTCTGTTGAGATAAGACTTAAAGGGGTCGATGATAATGATTCTTTTTATCTAAAGGGATACCTTGATGACGCCGTTGTCGCTGGATCAATTGTCAAGAATGGTACATGCAAATTTAGTGGTAAAACTGATGAAATTGGCTTTCCATTGAGATTGTTTAAACGTGAAAGTTCTAATGCCATTCTTTTGTTGGTAGATCCCGGAAGTCAATTGAGAGTTACGGGCACGTGGACATTTAAAGATGTTTCAATAATCAGTCACTCGACCCATCCGAATATTACAGTGATTGATGATAGGCGAGATGGTAGTCAGAATTCAAAAAATGTATTTTTAAAATTCGTAAATAAGCAATTATCTGCAACCACCTCTCAAAACGAATTATCACAAATTGCACAGCAATTTGTGATTCAGAATCCGAATAACTCGTATTGTATGTTTTTGATACATCCATGGTCTGAATTCGATTTGACAATTCCTTATGAAAAGCGAAAAGAGCTTTATGCGGGTCTCAATAGGCATTTGTGGACAATTTATTGGGGAAAACAATTGGCTATGTACTTTGAGGAGAAAGATTTTATAAAGTTTCTTTCATTGAAATCTCCAATAGTTGGTGAAAGGATTCCAAACTTTAAATTGTACACAGATGATAGGCGTGAAGACAGCTTATATTCTTTTATAGGAAAAAGCAATGCCAAATTGACGTTGCTTTTATTATGGAAGCCTTACAAGGAGACTGTTAGAGAAGAGTTCCAAAGAATCAAGGAAATACAGGACAAGTATTATAATGAGGGACTGCGAGTCATCTCCATTGGTCGTTATTGGAGTTTTGATGCTTGGTCGAATGACCGAAAATACTTAGAAAGGGACGTAAATGCGACTCTTCCTTGGCTTGACTTGGGCGATGTTAGAAAAGGGGACTGGGGTAGTAGTGAGTCTACTATTTCGTTTGGAGCTTTATATTTCAAAACCAAGAAGGATTGTTACAAGGTCTTGCTTGGGGAAAAGGGTGAGATTATTTCGCATGGTCTTTTAATGGATCAAGTAAGTTTATATTTATCTAAAGTTTTCAATAAGGAAGATTGA
- a CDS encoding MauE/DoxX family redox-associated membrane protein produces MFFRLITKVVSYFLILLFCYTGFTKIADNKTFELEISQSPFISDFSEPLSILIPWGEVLISLLLLLNSTRLLGLYASFFLMTIFTEYVFVMLKYAPNIPCSCGGIISNLSWNQHLWFNTATVFLTIFSILHGRWSKKGVQHLKASRPLSDNILPTAKVLQHI; encoded by the coding sequence ATGTTCTTCCGTCTGATTACAAAAGTTGTATCTTACTTTCTAATTCTACTGTTTTGCTATACGGGCTTCACCAAAATAGCCGACAATAAGACATTCGAACTCGAGATAAGCCAATCTCCATTTATCTCAGATTTTTCAGAGCCCTTATCAATCTTGATACCTTGGGGAGAAGTTTTAATATCATTACTACTTTTATTAAATAGCACTAGACTGTTAGGGCTATACGCATCTTTCTTTTTGATGACAATATTTACTGAATACGTATTTGTAATGCTCAAATATGCTCCAAACATACCTTGCTCATGCGGAGGAATCATTTCAAATTTATCCTGGAATCAACATTTATGGTTCAATACCGCAACAGTATTTCTGACAATATTTTCAATTTTACATGGGAGATGGTCAAAAAAGGGAGTGCAACACTTAAAAGCCAGCAGACCCTTAAGCGACAATATACTTCCGACCGCCAAAGTTCTACAACACATCTAA